A single Triticum dicoccoides isolate Atlit2015 ecotype Zavitan chromosome 2A, WEW_v2.0, whole genome shotgun sequence DNA region contains:
- the LOC119359591 gene encoding uncharacterized protein LOC119359591, whose protein sequence is MGRRSSFFCAIFSFSRRSRRYAYVDDEDSDWEQPPAPGLRKVRSSDEDSGWWVGERDVDQKAADFIAGFRQRSLVA, encoded by the coding sequence ATGGGAAGGAGGTCGTCCTTCTTCTGCGCCATATTCAGCTTCTCGCGGAGGTCGAGGCGGTACGCCTACGTCGACGACGAGGACAGCGACTGGGAGCAGCCGCCGGCGCCGGGGCTGCGCAAGGTCAGGTCCAGCGACGAGGACTCCGGGTGGTGGGTCGGCGAGCGCGACGTCGACCAGAAGGCCGCCGACTTCATCGCCGGCTTCCGCCAGAGGAGCCTCGTCGCCTGA
- the LOC119355425 gene encoding probable inactive ATP-dependent zinc metalloprotease FTSHI 3, chloroplastic has translation MASLPPLSAAAASLLRHHVCFRHPTPSRSCFANSESYGCCGGVPDAGRYARLRLRWRSPVRAKVGEVEKDKGADLGLRTDQPKSLRRRLRLRPRLRVLRWRLLRLLSPRELAGDAAAALRRAIRRVPPPAVASVVLGALLLAARLTLPKNPAQEVAYADLLAGLRAGAVTAVAFEEDSRRIYFSKAEDAGSGDDERETGRGAAVPKWPYYARRVPHDEGFLLGLMREGGVDYRSAPRPAGRLLVDMLTTLLTLWFSLLPMMWFLQRQMSSGGSADKRRRPRKQQVGFDDVQGVDEAKEELVEIVSCLRGSLNYKKLGARLPRGVLLAGPPGTGKTLLAKAVAGEAGIPFFSVSASEFVEMFVGRGAARVRELFKEAKEAAPSIIFIDELDAVGGSRGRSFNDERDQTLNQLLTEMDGFDSDVKVIVMAATNRPKALDSALCRPGRFSRKVFVGVPDLEGRRKILAVHLRKVPLEEESEIICDLVANVTPGLVGADLANIVNEAALLAARRGGDIVAREDIMDAIEREKYGVNGRQKGPDSAREGLTKLFPWLPKPGNKPSNPDDFQGLMGYHTLS, from the exons ATGGCGTCTCTCCCCCCcttatccgccgccgccgcctctctcctGCGGCACCACGTCTGCTTCAGGCACCCCACCCCTTCCCGGAGCTGCTTCGCTAACAGTGAGAGTTATGGATGCTGCGGCGGAGTGCCTGATGCCGGGCGTTACGCGAGGCTGCGGCTGCGGTGGAGGAGCCCGGTACGTGCCAAGGTCGGCGAGGTGGAGAAGGACAAGGGCGCCGATTTGGGGCTCCGAACGGACCAGCCCAAGAGCCTGCGGCGGCGCCTGCGGCTCAGGCCGCGGCTGCGCGTGTTGCGGTGGCGTCTCCTGCGGCTGCTGTCGCCGCGGGAGCTCGCGGGCGACGCCGCGGCGGCGCTGCGGCGGGCCATCCGTCGCGTGCCGCCTCCCGCGGTCGCGTCGGTCGTCCTGGGGGCTCTCCTGCTCGCCGCGCGGCTCACGCTGCCCAAAAACCCGGCCCAGGAGGTGGCCTACGCGGACCTCCTGGCGGGGCTGCGCGCGGGCGCCGTGACCGCCGTCGCCTTCGAGGAGGACTCGCGCCGCATCTACTTCAGCAAGGCCGAGGACGCCGGCAGCGGCGACGACGAGCGCGAGACCGGCAGGGGCGCCGCCGTGCCGAAGTGGCCGTACTACGCGAGGCGGGTGCCGCACGACGAGGGGTTCCTGCTTGGGCTGATGCGGGAGGGCGGGGTGGACTACCGGTCTGCTCCACGGCCGGCGGGGAGGCTGCTGGTGGACATGCTGACCACGCTGCTCACGCTGTGGTTCTCACTGCTGCCGATGATGTGGTTCTTACAGAGGCAGATGTCGTCTGGGGGCAGTGCGGACAAGCGCCGACGGCCCAGGAAGCAGCAGGTAGGATTTGATGATGTCCAGGGCGTGGATGAAGCCAAGGAGGAGCTTGTCGAG ATAGTGAGCTGCTTGCGTGGTTCACTGAACTACAAGAAGCTGGGAGCAAGATTACCCAGGGGTGTTCTACTTGCTGGCCCTcctggaaccgggaaaactttgctGGCGAAGGCAGTTGCAGGAGAGGCTGGAATTCCATTCTTCTCTGTTTCTGCTAGCGAATTTGTTGAAATGTTTGTTGGAAGAGGAGCAGCCCGCGTGAGGGAATTATTCAAGGAAGCCAAAGAAGCTGCTCCGTCAATCATTTTTATTGACGAACTTGATGCTGTTGGTGGAAGCAGAGGTAGAAGTTTTAATGATGAGAGGGACCAAACCCTAAATCAG CTGCTTACTGAAATGGATGGTTTTGACTCGGACGTGAAAGTTATTGTCATGGCTGCTACTAATAGACCTAAGGCTCTGGATTCTGCTCTTTGTCGGCCTGGTCGCTTCTCAAGAAAGGTTTTTGTTGGTGTGCCTGATTTGGAAGGCCGCAGAAAGATTTTGGCTGTTCATCTCAGGAAAGTTCCTTTAGAAGAGGAATCCGAAATAATTTGTGATCTGGTAGCTAATGTGACCCCAGGATTGGTTGGTGCAGATCTAGCAAACATTGTTAATGAGGCTGCTCTACTAGCTGCTCGAAGAG GTGGTGATATTGTGGCTCGGGAGGATATAATGGATGCCATTGAGAGGGAAAAGTATGGAGTCAATGGTAGACAAAAGGGTCCTGATTCTGCAAGAGAAGGCCTTACCAAGTTATTTCCATGGTTACCTAAACCTGGAAATAAACCATCAAATCCAGATGATTTTCAAGGACTTATGGGTTATCATACATTAAGCTAA